One window of the uncultured Paludibaculum sp. genome contains the following:
- a CDS encoding CsbD family protein — translation MNNDILAGNWKQFKGNMLQRWGQLTDDDLEVAAGRRDEMLGKLQARCGLAKEEAEKQLSDFENSHKAAYSSRFPK, via the coding sequence ATGAACAACGATATCCTCGCTGGGAACTGGAAGCAGTTCAAGGGCAACATGCTGCAGCGGTGGGGCCAATTGACGGACGATGATCTGGAAGTCGCCGCCGGCCGCAGGGACGAGATGCTCGGCAAGCTCCAGGCACGCTGCGGGCTTGCGAAAGAGGAAGCGGAGAAGCAGCTGAGCGACTTCGAGAACAGCCACAAGGCCGCCTACAGTTCGCGGTTTCCCAAGTAG
- a CDS encoding lipid-binding SYLF domain-containing protein — MRILLVAALAFSPLLAKDNEPAKRLAEASAVFSEIMATPDKGIPQDLLGNAHCIVIVPNLKTGAFLVGGKYGKGYLSCRNKNGPGWSAPGTVRIEGGSVGFQIGGSTTDLIMLVMSERGADKLLESKFTLGGEGSVAAGPVGRTATAQTDVQMHAEILSWSRSQGLFAGLALEGATLRQDLDDNKTLYGKALENRQIVTTRVRAPKAAMRLLGLLNKYSPREQKSATPSTTQ; from the coding sequence ATGCGAATACTTCTTGTGGCTGCTCTGGCGTTCTCGCCGCTGTTGGCCAAGGACAACGAACCGGCAAAGCGCCTGGCGGAGGCCTCCGCGGTGTTCTCGGAGATCATGGCAACGCCCGACAAAGGCATTCCGCAGGATCTGCTGGGAAACGCCCACTGCATCGTGATCGTGCCTAATCTCAAGACCGGCGCGTTCCTCGTCGGTGGCAAGTACGGCAAGGGCTATTTGTCCTGCCGCAACAAGAACGGCCCAGGCTGGTCAGCGCCGGGCACGGTGCGCATTGAGGGCGGCAGCGTTGGTTTCCAGATCGGCGGCTCGACAACCGACCTGATCATGCTCGTCATGTCGGAGCGCGGCGCGGACAAGTTGCTTGAGAGCAAATTCACTCTCGGCGGCGAAGGCTCCGTGGCGGCTGGTCCGGTAGGACGCACAGCGACAGCCCAGACCGACGTTCAGATGCACGCTGAGATCCTTTCCTGGTCGCGGTCACAGGGCCTGTTTGCCGGCCTCGCGCTGGAAGGTGCCACGCTGCGGCAGGATCTGGACGACAACAAGACGCTCTACGGCAAGGCGCTCGAAAACCGCCAGATCGTGACGACGCGGGTCCGTGCGCCCAAGGCTGCGATGAGACTGCTTGGTCTCCTCAACAAGTACTCGCCGCGCGAGCAGAAGAGCGCGACGCCGTCCACAACGCAATAG
- a CDS encoding OmpA family protein, with amino-acid sequence MKMIGAFLLVCGVLSAQQPQQQGETAAVVAAGTTPIYRVTVTARTAKALNYQHRSGATKIDFRGTELMAKARGEAKVESKQGYIEIEVEFDDLQPANLQGSEYLTYVLWAITPEGRTSNLGEILLNGTKSKLNVTTELQVFGLVVTAEPYFAVTRPSDLIVMENVVRADTKGKIEEIDAKYELLQRGQYQRLANPLALKLDSKQPLELYEARNAVQIARAVGADRFAAETFQKAEKSLAQSEAYQARNAGSKPVTMTAREAVQTAEDARAIAVKRQDEEALAAERARSSEREATSESARLAAQSEADRVTREAEQARLKAQSEAERLTQEKNAQTVASAMEADRLKRENEVKLAAAAADNAARTAAAAAEADRLKRDNDAQRAASQAELDKAAQQQAQLEAEKAQLRNDLLKQFNVVLQTRDTARGLIVNMSDVLFDTGKFSLRPTAREKLAKVAGIVSGHPGLKLDVEGHTDSVGGEEYNQSLSEHRGSSVRDFLVLQGMAEGSVTTKGFGKTQPVATNDTAEGRQQNRRVELVISGDVIGSRIGTPIAAR; translated from the coding sequence ATGAAAATGATCGGCGCATTCCTGCTGGTTTGTGGAGTTCTGTCGGCACAGCAGCCCCAACAGCAAGGGGAGACAGCGGCCGTAGTGGCCGCCGGAACCACTCCCATCTACCGCGTGACCGTCACGGCGCGGACCGCAAAGGCACTCAACTACCAGCACCGTAGCGGCGCGACCAAGATCGATTTCCGCGGTACGGAACTCATGGCCAAGGCTCGCGGCGAAGCCAAGGTGGAGAGCAAGCAGGGCTATATCGAGATCGAAGTCGAGTTCGACGATCTCCAGCCCGCCAACCTGCAGGGCTCTGAGTATCTCACCTACGTTCTTTGGGCCATCACGCCCGAAGGCCGCACCTCCAACCTGGGCGAGATCCTGTTGAATGGCACGAAGAGTAAGCTCAACGTAACCACGGAACTCCAGGTGTTCGGTCTGGTCGTCACGGCCGAGCCCTATTTTGCAGTGACCCGACCCAGTGACCTGATTGTGATGGAAAACGTCGTGCGCGCCGACACAAAGGGCAAGATCGAAGAGATCGATGCCAAGTATGAGTTGTTGCAGCGCGGCCAGTATCAGCGTCTCGCGAATCCGCTGGCTCTGAAGTTAGACAGCAAGCAGCCGCTGGAGCTCTACGAAGCACGCAATGCCGTCCAGATCGCCCGCGCTGTCGGTGCGGACCGCTTTGCCGCCGAGACTTTCCAGAAGGCTGAGAAGAGCCTGGCCCAATCCGAGGCCTATCAGGCTCGCAACGCCGGAAGCAAGCCAGTGACCATGACCGCCCGAGAGGCCGTGCAGACCGCCGAAGACGCGCGGGCCATCGCCGTCAAGCGGCAGGATGAAGAAGCGCTGGCCGCCGAGCGGGCGCGCTCATCCGAGCGGGAAGCCACTTCGGAATCGGCACGCCTCGCGGCGCAATCCGAGGCCGACCGGGTGACGCGTGAGGCCGAACAAGCCCGGCTCAAGGCCCAGTCCGAAGCGGAACGCCTGACGCAGGAGAAGAACGCCCAGACCGTTGCGTCCGCCATGGAAGCCGATCGCCTCAAACGCGAGAATGAAGTAAAGCTGGCCGCCGCCGCGGCCGACAACGCCGCCCGTACCGCCGCGGCCGCAGCCGAGGCGGATCGCCTCAAACGCGACAACGACGCACAGCGCGCCGCCAGCCAGGCGGAACTCGACAAGGCCGCCCAACAGCAGGCCCAGTTGGAGGCCGAGAAGGCTCAGCTGCGCAACGACCTCCTGAAGCAGTTCAACGTCGTTCTCCAAACCCGGGATACGGCGCGCGGCCTGATCGTGAACATGTCCGACGTCCTGTTTGATACGGGCAAGTTCTCGTTGCGGCCCACCGCTCGCGAGAAACTCGCCAAAGTCGCCGGCATCGTCTCGGGCCATCCGGGCCTGAAGCTGGATGTGGAAGGTCATACCGACAGCGTCGGGGGCGAAGAGTACAACCAGTCGCTCTCCGAACATCGCGGTTCATCGGTCCGCGACTTCCTCGTGCTGCAAGGCATGGCCGAGGGTTCGGTCACGACCAAGGGCTTCGGCAAGACTCAGCCGGTTGCCACTAACGATACGGCGGAAGGCCGCCAACAGAACCGGCGGGTGGAACTGGTGATCTCAGGCGACGTGATTGGGTCGCGCATCGGAACCCCTATTGCCGCCAGATAG
- a CDS encoding slipin family protein, with product MIDIWIVVPVALVLYLLASIKILREYERGVVFRLGRVLAQAKGPGIVFVFAPIDRIVRLSLRIEALEVPAQDVVTRDNVTVKVNAVIFFRVVDPRLAVLEVSNFLYATSQLAQTTLRSVLGEAELDELLSQRGKLNLRLQSILDQHTASWGMKVTLVEVKQVELAEQMIRAIARQAEAERERRAKVIHAEGEYLAAEKLAMAAAVIQKEPVAIQLRYLQTLVEIGAEHNTTIVFPLPIDLIASMTQALSSSKATGSAAA from the coding sequence ATGATCGACATCTGGATCGTAGTACCGGTCGCATTGGTTCTCTACTTACTGGCCTCAATCAAAATCCTAAGAGAGTATGAACGCGGCGTAGTATTCCGGTTGGGCCGCGTCCTGGCACAGGCGAAGGGGCCCGGCATTGTCTTTGTCTTCGCGCCGATTGACCGCATCGTGCGCCTGTCGCTGCGCATCGAAGCCCTCGAGGTCCCGGCGCAGGACGTGGTCACCCGCGACAACGTCACCGTCAAGGTGAACGCCGTCATCTTCTTCCGGGTGGTCGACCCCCGCCTGGCGGTTCTTGAAGTTTCCAACTTCCTCTATGCGACCTCGCAGTTGGCGCAGACCACCTTGCGGAGCGTCCTGGGCGAAGCCGAACTCGACGAACTGCTGAGCCAGCGAGGCAAGCTGAACCTGCGCCTGCAGTCGATCCTCGATCAGCACACCGCCTCGTGGGGCATGAAGGTCACACTCGTGGAAGTGAAGCAGGTGGAACTGGCTGAACAGATGATCCGCGCCATCGCGCGGCAGGCTGAAGCCGAACGCGAGCGTCGCGCGAAGGTCATCCACGCGGAAGGCGAATACCTGGCGGCCGAGAAACTGGCCATGGCCGCCGCGGTCATCCAGAAGGAACCTGTGGCAATCCAGTTGCGCTACCTCCAAACCCTCGTGGAAATTGGCGCCGAGCACAATACGACCATCGTCTTCCCTCTGCCCATCGATCTGATCGCTTCGATGACGCAGGCGCTGAGCAGTTCAAAAGCGACGGGCTCGGCCGCGGCCTAG
- the groES gene encoding co-chaperone GroES has protein sequence MNLRPLYDRIVLKRIEETETTRNGIVIPDSAKEKPQEGEVLAVGHGKRLEDGKLVPLDVQVGDRVLFGKYSGSETRLGGTEYIIIREDDVLAILTPAGQTAGKTT, from the coding sequence ATGAATCTCAGACCGTTATACGACCGCATTGTGTTGAAGCGCATCGAGGAGACGGAAACCACGCGCAACGGCATCGTTATCCCCGACTCGGCGAAAGAGAAACCCCAGGAAGGCGAAGTGCTGGCCGTGGGTCATGGCAAGCGCCTGGAAGACGGCAAACTGGTACCCCTGGACGTGCAGGTGGGCGACCGCGTTCTCTTTGGGAAGTACTCCGGCAGCGAGACCCGGCTGGGTGGCACCGAGTACATCATCATCCGCGAAGACGACGTTCTCGCCATTCTGACGCCCGCCGGCCAAACCGCCGGAAAGACCACCTGA
- the groL gene encoding chaperonin GroEL (60 kDa chaperone family; promotes refolding of misfolded polypeptides especially under stressful conditions; forms two stacked rings of heptamers to form a barrel-shaped 14mer; ends can be capped by GroES; misfolded proteins enter the barrel where they are refolded when GroES binds): protein MAKQIVYSEHSRQAILRGVNQLADAVKVTLGPRGRNVVLEKKFGGPTITKDGVTVAKEIELKDPLENMGAQMVREVASKTSDVAGDGTTTATILAQAIFREGVKAVAAGANPMAVKRGIDKSVALVVEELQKFSKPVSGDMIAQVGRISANSDSTIGDVIAEAMAKVGKDGVITVEESKTMTTELQTVDGMQFDRGYLSPYFVSDPERMECVLEEPYILIHEKKISSMKDILPLLEQIARAGKPLLLLSEDVEGEALATLVVNKLRGTLNVCAVKAPGFGDRRKAMLEDISILTGGKAIMEETGITLESVRLEDLGRAKRVTVDKDTTTIIDGAGVQQSIEGRIKQLRTQIEDTTSDYDREKLQERLAKLAGGVAIIKVGAATETEMKEKKARVEDALHATRAAVEEGIVPGGGVALLRASIVLRTLKLDEDEQFGVTIVRRACEEPVRQIVLNCGTEGAVVAAKIIDSDDPNYGFNASTEVYEDLVKAGVIDPTKVTRSALQNAASIASLMLTTEAMICSEIEEPTP, encoded by the coding sequence ATGGCAAAACAGATTGTCTATAGTGAGCATTCCCGCCAGGCCATTCTGCGCGGTGTGAATCAGCTCGCCGATGCCGTGAAAGTCACGCTCGGACCGCGTGGACGCAATGTCGTCCTCGAGAAGAAGTTTGGTGGCCCGACCATCACCAAGGATGGCGTCACGGTCGCCAAGGAGATTGAGCTAAAGGATCCGCTAGAAAATATGGGCGCCCAGATGGTGCGTGAGGTGGCGTCCAAGACGTCCGACGTCGCCGGCGACGGCACCACAACCGCCACGATCCTAGCCCAGGCCATCTTCCGCGAAGGCGTCAAGGCCGTGGCAGCCGGCGCCAATCCGATGGCTGTCAAACGCGGCATCGACAAGTCCGTCGCGCTCGTCGTCGAGGAGCTTCAGAAGTTCTCCAAGCCCGTCTCCGGCGACATGATCGCCCAGGTGGGCCGCATCTCCGCCAATAGCGATTCCACCATCGGCGATGTCATTGCGGAAGCCATGGCCAAGGTGGGTAAGGACGGCGTGATCACGGTGGAGGAATCCAAGACCATGACCACAGAACTGCAGACCGTCGATGGCATGCAGTTCGACCGCGGCTACCTCTCGCCGTACTTTGTCAGCGACCCCGAGCGCATGGAGTGCGTACTCGAGGAGCCTTACATTCTGATCCACGAGAAGAAGATCAGCAGCATGAAGGACATCCTGCCGCTGCTGGAGCAGATCGCCCGCGCGGGCAAGCCGCTGCTGCTTCTATCGGAAGACGTCGAAGGCGAAGCCCTGGCCACTCTCGTAGTGAACAAGCTGCGCGGTACCCTCAATGTCTGTGCCGTGAAGGCGCCTGGTTTCGGTGATCGCCGCAAAGCCATGCTGGAGGACATCTCCATTCTCACTGGCGGCAAGGCCATCATGGAAGAGACCGGCATCACGCTCGAAAGCGTGCGCCTGGAGGACCTGGGCCGCGCCAAGCGTGTCACCGTCGACAAGGACACCACAACGATCATCGACGGAGCGGGCGTCCAGCAGAGCATCGAAGGGCGCATCAAGCAGTTGCGGACCCAGATCGAAGACACCACATCGGACTACGATCGCGAGAAACTGCAGGAACGCCTGGCGAAATTGGCGGGCGGGGTGGCCATCATCAAGGTGGGCGCCGCAACCGAAACAGAGATGAAAGAGAAGAAGGCGCGTGTCGAGGACGCTCTCCATGCCACACGCGCGGCCGTCGAGGAAGGCATCGTACCTGGTGGCGGTGTTGCCCTGCTGCGTGCTTCGATCGTCCTTCGGACCCTTAAGCTCGACGAAGACGAGCAGTTCGGTGTGACCATCGTACGCCGCGCGTGCGAAGAGCCGGTCAGGCAGATCGTGCTCAACTGTGGCACCGAGGGTGCGGTTGTCGCCGCGAAGATCATCGACAGCGATGATCCTAACTACGGCTTCAACGCGTCCACTGAAGTGTACGAGGATCTCGTCAAGGCCGGTGTGATCGACCCCACAAAGGTGACGCGATCGGCCCTGCAAAATGCTGCTTCCATCGCCTCCCTCATGCTGACGACCGAAGCGATGATCTGTTCGGAGATCGAGGAGCCCACTCCGTAG